One Cervus elaphus chromosome 28, mCerEla1.1, whole genome shotgun sequence DNA segment encodes these proteins:
- the LOC122685596 gene encoding cytochrome c oxidase subunit 7A2, mitochondrial-like: protein MIWDLLSLHQITKRTISTALHRQFENKFPAKQKLFQEDDGIPVHLKGRIADALLYRATVILTVGGTAYAIYQLAVASFPNKQD from the coding sequence ATGATATGGGATCTTCTGTCTCTCCATCAGATTACTAAGAGGACCATAAGTACTGCTTTACACAGGCAGTTTGAAAATAAGTTTCCAGCAAAACAAAAGCTGTTTCAGGaggatgatggaattccagtgcaTCTGAAGGGTAGGATAGCTGATGCCCTCCTGTATAGAGCCACCGTGATTCTTACAGTTGGTGGGACAGCATATGCCATATATCAGCTGGCTGTGGCTTCATTTCCCAATAAGCAGGATTGA